The DNA sequence atggttgaaaatatttgctgATTTTCAATCAGTCTTAATACCTCTACCATCTAAaaaacatacttcccactcAGCTCCTTAGTcctgatcactagtaaaacccttgtagatcatgctctcaacgctatctgaaagttgtgcatgtatttgtgtcattattctagctacaAAGTGATTAcccaaattcaatatcagtaataatcATGCGTCtcctccattcacagttttttaaaattttgactgcttatcgcaagtttcgcaaaactagcatacactcatttgaaagagaaaattaaaagctttcgaatgagtatagtgtgatcgcgggtattcacgggcgtcgttgttgttatcgcatttgaagtttgaattcaataaaaattcatgacaaactgttatctaaacactaacaaaagtaactagtgacttatttttggcgattttatgatgtaattttatcacacctataattttggtgaagtaatgcaatgcataaaatcaaccatttctttgaaaaacgaaaataaccggatgtaACACTTGAATTACGCCCTtaaaaaagctgccaaaaattcattttacgttcaaatcacttgaaatctcgcaaaaatgtctctgatggctcagctgataggagaaaaatactaacgagaatatcgcataacattcatatatggacttaagtccgggctcgtcccactgtgcgataGTGCCGCTATCTGTTGGATGATGGGGACACGATATATTTTACTTCCTTAGAGTATGCATTTTACGCCATCCTCCCCTATATCATTTGATCTTGATACGAATTTACAAATATAGGACTCCGACTAAGAGATCAGTTTCAAGATCAATAAATATATATGGATATCATTTTATAATTGCACTCCATTTTTAGCTGATTCCGTCAAATTGCGATGTTCCGGAGACTCGTCTATTAATGATTGATTTAAACGAATGATATTTTTAGGAcggctgaaaaaaaatcaactgaaTTTGACAGAAAATGATTAGTATTAGTATGCCCTTACCCAACAAATTTAGGATGAACTAACTAACTCAACTGATTCTGGTATACGTTCATCCTTATCAGTCCGATCTTCGGAGCGGAATTCCTATTTTGTACGTTTTTGCATTTTGTTGGAATTTCCCTGCGTCGAATAGTGATTGCGAACCCATGCATTCTATTACAGCAAGGTACAGGGTTCGAACGAACGACTAAGCGCGTTTTGCATTACACATTAAAGTGACTCCGATTGAATTTAAGCTTTTCAGTCGATTGTACGCACGAAGACGATTCGGTTCCAGTTTGACGTGAGATTTTCAGCCTTATCAGGAAGCTTTATATTAAAGCTGATGCATTAATTTGCCCAAGGGCAGTTGTATTTGGACGTCCAACAGGATGGATAGTAACGGAATAGTTCTTCTATTAGTTCTGATTACGTGCGAGTTGTGTACAAGAAAAGTGCACAGCGCACCTTCCTCGACATCGGCAGGCGTAAGATCTCTAGCAAGGAATAAAAGTAATAATGCCTCGGTGGATCCAACGGAAGCACTAGAAATTCCTGCAGTTTCCGAAATGGATGCTGAGGTAAATAGCTgattttaaataattaatttatcGTATTCAAACCagaggcggatccagaaaaaaatttcgggaggggtacgaaatttcgattttaaattgaGCATTACACAATTCGTAATACGCAATAACCTTATTAAAAGAATATCATTTTTGTTaatcaaatttggtttggagtaattttgagtttaaagctaatataaaattgaaactaattaaaaatttctcaacaagtacaataatttcggagggggtccgggcccccaggaccctccccctggatccgccactgattcAAACACATTTTCTTCCCACAGATCGTTCTACGTGGACTCGGGTACAACGAGGTAGACGACGATCCCCTGTCAATCAGACAACGAATGACCGAATCGACGGAGCAATCGTTGACGGACCTGATTCGCAACTTCCAACGAGATCACGGGCTGGAGGAAACGGGCGTTCTGGATGACGACACTAAACTGGTCATCGGATCGCCGCATTGTGGATCGAAGAAAAGCTCCAAAAAGGCAGACGATGTAATGAAATGGAATAAACAGTCGCTTACCTACAGGATCGAGAATTTTCCGAGAGGGAAAGCACCTGAACCTATTCGAAGATTGCTGACCAAAGCGTTTTCGGAGTGGAGTAAAGTTACGAACCTGGACTTTCAAGAGGTTGACGATGATGATTCCGATATTGAGATTGGATTTGGTGGAAAGGTTCATCGGCAGCGAGGCGATAAATGCACGTTTGACGATTCGCAAACTCTGGCACATGCCTATTATCCAGAGGTAGGAGATATTCACTTCAACAGTCAGTACTTCTTCGAGGGAGATACGTCACTGACGGATTTCCTAGACACGGCACTGCATGAGATTGGACATTCTTTAGGCCTAGAGCACTCCAGATCGAAAGCTTCGCTGATGCATCCAACGGAGAGTAATGGATTTACCGAACCACAGCCGATGGACGTTGAGGTAGGTTTTTTTGGGGAGTCCAATGGTTCGATTAACTATCATTCtttttcctagaaaatacaagcTCTTTATGGTGTACGGAGAGGTGGTCGAGCAATGGGCACCTCCGGTCCGAGATTATGCACATTGTCCAAGATCGACGCGGCCATTGATGATGAAGATGGAAACGTCTACTTTTTGGCTGGTAACTATTTCTACAATGCGAACGAAACTCGGTCCAAGGGAGAACTGATCTCGACCAAGTGGCCAGGTCTGCCAGGTTTGTACAAGTTCTAGCTTACATGAAATTTGTGTGGGCCTAACGATATTGTTAATAGGTGACATAGATGCCGCTTTCCGATATTTGGATGGACGTAGTTACTTCTTCAAAGGCGAAAAATTCTGGCGCTTCAAGGGTAGTCGGTTGGAACCGGGGCATCCACGATTGATCAAGAAGGCTTTCCCCGGGCTACCCAGTAACTGTGACGCCATGATGGTCGACGGAGACGGTGATATTTATGCCTTCCGGGGAAGTCAGTACTGGGCGTACGATCCTAAGTCGAAAAAGGTTAGTTCATCGTCTCCCAGCAGTACGCGAGTTCTTGGTTTGCCGAGTAACTTGGACGCAGCTCTGGATACGGAGACCACCATAGGAGCCTTCAAGAGTCAAAGTTATTACGAGGCAAAATCGAATGGGAAGTTCCGGATGACGCATAGCACGCTACTGGTGTGTTGATAAATATGGTGATGAAATACAAACATTCAGGTAAATTGTAACGAGAGTGTATTAGTTTGTCCAAGAAAGATTGCCAAATGAATACAATATGTTCCATAAAAGATATTGAAAGTATCGATAAAACAATTGGTTTTTGTAGTTTACCATGCTTATTTGACAAAACTAAATTAcatctttttttaaatgtccATCATTATTTTTAACTACTTTCTCCAAATGAAGACATACTGGTAGACACAACGGTTGAAATATATGACTTTGGTGTCTAGGTCATTAGTCCATGCCTGAATATGTTAGATTTTAAAGCACCAATCAGTGATGTACATATTAACATTCAAATACTTGAATTACATAGGAAGTTTTGCTGACTTTACAAGGCTGCTTCGGGTAAAAACCTTCAGGAATGGCATCCGCTGCAGAACCTCAGGCGTATTATTTCCTGAAACAATGGCGACTGAAATTGCTGTTTGAATGTCActcatttcatgtaaattccaGTGGCAAATCTTGAATTGTGCATTCAcaaaatcagttgacgctaggtgtttgaaggtGACGGAGGAAGCGTCTATTCAGGAGCAGACTTCCCAAAtaaacatcgaacaccatgttcacTCTAGTTCTGTGTTCATcttaaacccacacttcgtgtgcaaactcgaaggcgctaatgcgtaccaaaacacgtacaCATGTTCGTTTATACAACCGaacccatgtacgtacgcggtgaggttgaacgcgtgcacgaaattttgtacacaggtgcaaacttatcgatgttcatgggaataCTGTTCGGGAGATTACATTAGGGTACCAATGACATGTATGATAAGAAAGCGTCCATCGAGTCCTCTAACCGGATACACCTCAAATAAATTAGCACCTCAAAAAAtatctatgcaaaatttgagctTGATTTAGGGGTCGCGCAAAACGGTCAAAGTGCAAATAATTTCCAAACACAAGTCTCGTTTCAGCGTTTAGaggattttttttcgaggtTACGCAggatctcaacgtttcatgacATTATAAGACATTTTATAAACTTTATCGTATGACCAGACCAGTATACTGAGAAGACAATTTTTAGGTGCTGTGacttgcatatcattagatttgaattaccaGTCTACTGCCGTCAGATCtttccggttatgtcgcagacagcCATCTTTTTGCATATGCGAGTATGTTTTTATGATCTATTACTGATAAAGATTTTTGCACATTCTTCGTGCCAGTTGCTTAGAAAATCGGTAGCATCCCGTCATACATCAAGTAAAGATGGGTTCCAATTAAAGATAATCCGCTAAgtattctaaagatttcgaaagAACTGCCGCAGAAATGTTCAGGTTTGCCTTCAGAGAAAGTCTCAAAAGTCTGCCCAGGTAAGAACAGAATAGTGATATTCCGTCTGAACCAACCAAATGGcgttactggcgacaagcctcttatgaaggactaccgcgtctacatgcccgctcacaaagttcaGATCGACGGTGTAGTAATCGAATTGAGTTtgtcatgcgtggatctactgaagtttGGGGCTGGCTGTTTCAAAAACTTCTTGttccagtgagcgaagattttgaatggcaaacGCACTGAACGGGACAAAATGGGGTATCCCGCCCAACTCGTGTCGGGTGACCTTTTTCGGGAAGGTTTGCGCTTAATTACGTTTTCTTCGACAAGAATCATTTGCCTGTTTTGATGTTGTGCTGTGTGACTATAAGCAGATCAGATTCCTTGGGAAGGCCTCAATTTTTCTCTCGATAGGGCACCGAATATACCAGCTCGAGGAAGGTCGGACACAAAGTCGAAGCAAACAGGAGCGTAGATTGGACAGCGCCAACTTATAGTGGGTTTTAACACTACTTAACACGTTACGCTTTCCCCTCAGTAGATGGGTGCTAGATCATATAGATTCGTGAACTCTCAGGAATCGAAATCAGAATATATAGGATCAATTGGCACGTTCCACATGCTATACGCAGATTTGTACCTTGCCATGTCATCTGATCAGTATGGAAATAAAAAATCACAACGTAATACAATCGCAACACAGAACAGCAAACAGCCTGAATTCTTTACTCCTGTAGAAATAATGAACCCTGATAAAGCCTTTAACTTTTTACCACACTGTGCCAGCAACAATAACATATCCTTAAGTTTAAACTACCTGCACATAGCTTCAGCTATATATGGAGAACAAAAAATCCGAACACGCAATTGTGTTATTGCAGGGCacttacatatcaaatgatatgagttccgtaatcggattcacaaagatcacacgaataacaCTCAGCACGTGGAATAATTGCCGTGTGATAATTAAGTTTGTAGTGTCCAGTCAGTGCTTGTGCTTGGAAAAAAGGCAACAAATTCTTTAACATTAACGGGCTCACTTCCAGCAGAAAAGTATTTGTAGtaactaacgacttacctttcaagcTAGGTCCCGTTTTCAAAACTTAGGAAGAGAAGTCGTGTTGTAATGCATGGAAATATGTTcagcaatgttgtattaaaagtatgtatgacatgcattaatgacgaaaaacagttttgaaaatctttcgaaaactatTCGGAAATCGTGAAAATATTCAGCACATCTCGGTTACAGCCATCAATATGGTGCGCCAACCGAACACttgaatgatgaaaagtttaaaGTGTAGAtccgctacagatttgtttcaTTATCATTCGTGTTGAGCTGTTTAGAACGAACGGAGCATCTCCTCAAAAAGCTGTACAATACCGATATAAAAATATTACTGAACtgtacacggctggtggatgaatcgGTTTAAGTCGTTAGCCAAGCAACATACGTAACAAGTCTAAGAAAAATTTAACCTATTTGCTTGATTATCAGTtgtaaaaaagtataaaagtattttttcaaaTCATGATTTGTAAACGATACTTAGTAGGTTAAGCCTATTATGTTTCATAACTGTTAGTTGAAAGTAACGCAATACTATAATGGATAGCTGGTGTCAGATTTTGTTTGCATTTAAAGAACAAAACACTTGCAAACTTGTGAAATACTTCCCGACACTTTAACAACACAAATTTACAACAACGAGAGGGCATTAATCTTCTATAAACTAATCAGCCACAACGAGAAGGCGGCCATGATGCTTTAATAAATTGTTGCGTCATATTCGAAATGCATATGGTTTGGCGCAATCGAAAAATTGCGTCGTTTGCATGGAGTGCTCtacctgattttttttcatttctgattttattTGAAGGGCGCTTTGAAAATATAAAcgcaaaactttaaaaaaatcccaGTAAATGTAGATGCGCCGGGGAAATTTAGATATAGAAGGGAAAACTATTTGCTTTCAAATGTTCAGTATTATCTTGCCAAAATAACGTCGTATTATTCCAACACcgaaaattttcataataataataatcaacatAATTGAACTCGATTTGTAACTAGGCGGTAAGAAAGATTTCCAAAACACAGCGTACGACTTGTTACAAATAGACTCCgccttgtgttttttttttggtgatgaACCAGTTGAGAATATGTTCACCGCTGCTGGAACATTACACGTGATTTGGTTTTattattagttataaacaattttGCACAACAGAGTATTTCGCTTGGGTACCTACTACTAGTGGAAGCAATTATTTCCATTTCTGATGATTAAAAAGTAGCATACACAACGAAAACCAGGATTTTAAAACACCAGATCGAAGccagttcgtgattttttaccGCTATTTCATGCACCGAGCCACAAATCTTGAACGGAAACAATTGTGATTTTAGTCGGTCTCTACTAGTCAACCTTGTTGAATGACTGTAGACTACATTTCAACATCGGGAGAGAAGTTGATTATTAGGATTCAGCCGGCTCCGTGAACGGGCTGCAATAATTAGTTTGTACAGCTTCGTGTTAGTACACGGCAAGGCTCAAATCCCCAACTACAtaggggaacgtgccatttaagccaatatattctgattcctggttCCGTGTTAGTAACGGGGtccaattggaacaaaaatctccagagaacaattttttgtaaaacaaaATAGCCCTTATCAGCGCAAACAAACCATCAActaagaaatttaaattttaatccTTTCCTTAgccaactattatttttgtttccgACGGTTCAAAATAAGCATAAACACATGGGAGAACAcgattttaaatcatctgacTGTAGCTTGTTCGTGATTGTTTCCCGCTAGTTAcatgcaccgagccgcaaatcttgaacagttttCGATCCAAACTCCACCTCTTTGACGATGGAAGTAAACTGATTTCGTTCGATGGCAACCCATTTGGCTTCTAACGTAAACAAATGTCGCAAGCGAGTGTGGCATCATTTGCTTGTTACAATCATGCTGGCTGACCCAAACATACACTCGCTATGTCTGGATACGGTAAAGGAGGAAATCCCAAGCAACATATTTTGCTGTGAAATAATGTTTACAACCAACAATAAAACCAAATCACACGAAATAATCCAGCTGCGGCAAACATATTGTCAACTTTTTCATCATCAAAAAAGCCCCAAGGCAGAGTCTATTTGTAACATGTCATGGAAACTTGCGCTGTGTTTTGCAAATCAATTGTGCTACCTAGTTTCACATCGATTTCAATTatgtttggaaaattttcgGTGTTGAAATAATACGATGTTATTTTGCCAAGATAAAATGGAGCATTTGAAAGCGAATATTTTGCTCTTCTATACTTAAATATCACCGGCGCGACTAGATTAATtgtgaattttttaattttacgttTATATTTTTAACGCGCCCTCGAATGAAATCataaatgaatgaaaatatAATGATTAGATAGAGCACTCCTGACGCAATTTTCAAATGCGCCTAACAATATGCAATTCGAATATGGCGTAAAAATTATGAAAGCCGCCTTTTCATAGTGGCTGATATGTTGTCAGAAGAAAAATAACGAATAACCATGCATGGTTGATCCTTCTCGTTATTTCAAATTTGGTTTGTTGAAATGCTGGTAAGTATTTTCCAAGTTTGCAAGTATTTTGTTCTTTATATGATACTTATAGCAAATAAATACTGACAACTGCTAGCCACTACAGTATTGAGTTACTTTCAACTAACAGTTATCAAACCTAATAGGCTCCACCTACTATGTATCATTTAGAGTCGGTGTTGTTAATTCGAAAATAATACTGTTAGTCATCAAAACCACGTT is a window from the Topomyia yanbarensis strain Yona2022 unplaced genomic scaffold, ASM3024719v1 HiC_scaffold_92, whole genome shotgun sequence genome containing:
- the LOC131696208 gene encoding matrix metalloproteinase-18-like, translated to MDSNGIVLLLVLITCELCTRKVHSAPSSTSAGVRSLARNKSNNASVDPTEALEIPAVSEMDAEIVLRGLGYNEVDDDPLSIRQRMTESTEQSLTDLIRNFQRDHGLEETGVLDDDTKLVIGSPHCGSKKSSKKADDVMKWNKQSLTYRIENFPRGKAPEPIRRLLTKAFSEWSKVTNLDFQEVDDDDSDIEIGFGGKVHRQRGDKCTFDDSQTLAHAYYPEVGDIHFNSQYFFEGDTSLTDFLDTALHEIGHSLGLEHSRSKASLMHPTESNGFTEPQPMDVEKIQALYGVRRGGRAMGTSGPRLCTLSKIDAAIDDEDGNVYFLAGNYFYNANETRSKGELISTKWPGLPGDIDAAFRYLDGRSYFFKGEKFWRFKGSRLEPGHPRLIKKAFPGLPSNCDAMMVDGDGDIYAFRGSQYWAYDPKSKKVSSSSPSSTRVLGLPSNLDAALDTETTIGAFKSQSYYEAKSNGKFRMTHSTLLVC